One region of Culex pipiens pallens isolate TS chromosome 2, TS_CPP_V2, whole genome shotgun sequence genomic DNA includes:
- the LOC120415242 gene encoding phenoloxidase-activating factor 2-like, with product MRFEFALPLNVRMGDALFSVRLSTKVKGFTHSECETALRSTRLGGDFDLHESFLCAGGEAGVDTCTGDGGSPLVCPSTGRYQLAGIVAWGIGCGRPGIAGVYVNSSMYYDWIFRTTELYGLEKEEAEMKVQRK from the exons ATGAGATTCGAATTCGCCCTGCCCCTGAACGTACGTATGGGCGACGCGTTGTTTTCCGTACGTTTGTCAACCAAAGTGAAGGGTT TCACCCACTCGGAGTGTGAAACCGCGTTGAGATCAACTCGACTAGGAGGCGATTTCGACCTGCATGAATCGTTCCTGTGTGCCGGTGGAGAGGCGGGAGTCGATACCTGCACTGGCGACGGAGGTTCTCCGCTGGTTTGTCCCAGTACCGGTCGCTATCAGCTGGCTGGAATCGTTGCTTGGGGTATCGGCTGTGGTCGGCCAGGGATTGCTGGAGTGTACGTCAACAGTAGCATGTACTACGATTGGATTTTCAGAACGACGGAATTGTACGGTTTGGAGAAGGAGGAGGCTGAAATGAAAGTGCAGAGAAAGTAA